In Pseudoalteromonas carrageenovora IAM 12662, the following proteins share a genomic window:
- a CDS encoding outer membrane protein transport protein, with protein sequence MKFSKTLIAASLAFVSADTFAAAFQLSEQNASGLGRAYAGEASIADDASVVARNPALMTLFKDKQLSVAAIGVIPDVSIEGESTNNGIDPSALDDDSIAPSAVVPAIYFTMPYNDKVSIGFGAFSNFGLSTEFNDEYVAGQIAGETEIFTVNLNASVAYKVTEQFSFGIGLNAIYADATVIRKVGANASGIDFGADAVNLQGDDTGFGLNVGLMYQLDDNSRFGFNYRSETDITFDGDFSNELPVGGTGGAKLPGAVDLTLPAIAEFSGSHQLDDKLGLHYSVLWTGWSSFESLEAQVTLPTGDKFVAFEKQEQFDDSFRYSVGTDYQLNEDLLLRAGVAFDESPVSQTHLSISIPDTDRFWFSFGGNYTIDKQSNVDLGVSIIRGKTQTFTEADDSGSQWGFESKGHAVLLGAQYNYKF encoded by the coding sequence ATGAAATTTTCTAAAACGCTTATTGCAGCCTCGCTTGCATTTGTTTCGGCTGATACTTTTGCAGCCGCGTTTCAATTATCAGAGCAAAATGCATCGGGTTTAGGCCGTGCATATGCTGGTGAAGCATCTATCGCAGACGATGCGTCTGTAGTTGCACGTAACCCAGCACTAATGACTTTATTTAAAGACAAGCAGCTAAGTGTTGCTGCTATTGGCGTAATTCCAGATGTAAGTATTGAAGGCGAAAGTACTAATAACGGTATTGACCCAAGTGCATTAGATGACGACAGCATTGCACCAAGTGCTGTAGTACCTGCTATTTACTTTACTATGCCTTACAACGATAAAGTATCGATTGGTTTTGGTGCATTTTCTAACTTTGGTTTATCTACAGAGTTTAACGATGAATACGTTGCTGGCCAAATTGCTGGCGAAACAGAAATCTTTACTGTTAACCTTAATGCAAGCGTTGCTTATAAAGTAACTGAGCAATTCAGCTTTGGTATTGGTTTAAACGCCATTTATGCTGATGCAACTGTTATTCGTAAAGTGGGTGCTAATGCAAGCGGTATTGATTTTGGTGCTGATGCAGTAAATCTTCAAGGTGATGATACTGGTTTTGGTTTAAACGTTGGTTTAATGTACCAGCTAGATGATAACAGCCGTTTTGGTTTTAACTATCGCAGCGAAACAGACATCACATTTGATGGTGATTTCTCAAACGAATTACCAGTAGGCGGTACTGGTGGTGCTAAGCTTCCAGGTGCTGTTGATCTAACACTACCAGCTATTGCTGAGTTTTCTGGCTCACATCAGCTAGATGACAAGTTAGGCTTACATTACAGTGTATTATGGACAGGTTGGAGCAGTTTTGAGTCACTAGAAGCACAAGTGACACTACCAACTGGTGATAAGTTTGTTGCGTTTGAAAAGCAAGAGCAGTTTGATGATTCTTTCCGATACTCTGTAGGTACTGATTACCAACTAAACGAAGACTTATTACTTCGAGCTGGTGTAGCATTTGATGAGTCTCCAGTATCGCAAACACACCTTTCGATCTCTATCCCAGATACAGATCGTTTTTGGTTCTCGTTTGGTGGTAATTATACAATCGATAAGCAATCAAATGTAGATTTAGGCGTGAGTATTATTCGTGGTAAAACTCAAACCTTTACTGAAGCAGATGACTCAGGCAGCCAATGGGGCTTCGAGTCTAAAGGCCATGCGGTATTACTTGGCGCTCAGTACAACTACAAGTTCTAA